In Streptomyces camelliae, the sequence CGTGACCGTCGCGCCCGGTGAGGACCTGCGCTCGCAGCTCGCCCGCACCGGGGCCGGCACGGGGGAGGTGCTGCGACGCCAGGACGTGGCACTCGCGGACGTGCTGACCGGCTGGGAGGCTGTCGGCGACGGCACCCCGTTCGATGTCCTGTTCGTTCTGGAGAACACCGACTTCGGGGCGCTGCGGCTGCCCGGCTGCGTCCAGCGCCCCCTGTGGTGGGCCGCGCCCGAGGCCAAGTGCCCGCTGACGGTCTCCGTCGTCGAGCACCCCGACGGCCTCGACGTGCTGTGGGAGTACGCCGAGGACCGCTTCACGGACCAGGCCGTCGAGGCGATGGCCGACCTGTTGCGGCGGGGCGTGGACGCGCTCGCCTCCGGTGGCCGCTCCACCGCGCGGGAGCTGGTCGCGCCGTACCGTCGGTCCCTGCCGGAGCACGGGCGCGGGGCCGCCCCGGAACCGGGCTTCACCACGATCGCCGAGGGCTTCGCACGGCAGGTTGCCCGCACCCCAAACGCCCCGGCCGTGGTCACCGCCGACGGGGACACCCTGAGCTACGCGGAGCTGGACGCCCGCGCCGCGGTCCTCGCCGCCGACCTGGCCGACCGCTACCCGATCCCGGCGGACGGCAGCCCCTGCCGGGCAGCCCTGTACCTGGACCCGTCCGCCGAGCACGTGGTGGCCCTGCTGGCGCTGGCGCGGCTGAACGTCACCACCGTCCCCCTCGACCCCTCCTACCCGGTCGAGGTGCTGCGCCACGTCCTGGAGCGGGTCGACCCGCTGTGCGTCCTGGTCACGCCCGACGCCGCGCCGGCACTGGACACGCTGCTCGCCTACGGCGTGGACCGTCACCTCGTGGCCCTGACGGACCCGGCGCCGCGGCCGGACGCCGGGGCGACGGAGCCGTACGACGCACGCACGCACGACGGCACCCGGCCGCTGTACACACTGTTCACCTCAGGCTCCACCGGCGTTCCCAAGGGCGTCCAGGTCCACGACCGCACGCTGTGCGATCTGATCCGGTGGCAGTCCCTCTCCGGGGGCCTGACCGCCCCGGCGGTCACCCAGCAGTTCTCGATGCTGGCCTTCGACGTGTCGTTCCAGGAGATCTTCGGGACTCTGTGCACCGGCGGCAGCCTGCAGCTCATACGCCCCGAGTGGCGTCAGGACGCCCCCGCGCTGCTGGAGCGGCTGGAGTCCGCGGGGACCGAGCGGATCTTCATGCCCTACGTGGCCCTGCAACTGCTCGCCGAGTACGGGGTCCGCCTGGGCAGGTTCCCCTCCCGGCTGCGTGAGGTGGTCACCGCGGGCGAGCAGCTGGTGTGCACCGACACCATCCGCCGCTGGTTCGCCGGACTGCCCGGCGCCCGCCTGTTCAACCACTACGGGCCGACCGAGACGCACGTGGTCAGTGCCCTGTGCCTGGAGGGCGATCCGGGTCAGTGGCCCGAGCGGCCCGCCATCGGGCGCCCGGTGGCCGGCGCCGACCTGCGCGTGGTGGATGCCCAGGGCGACCCGGTTCCGCCCGGGTGCACCGGCGAGCTGCTGATCGGCGGCACCATGACCACCCGCTGCTACCTCGACGAACCCGCTGTCGACGACACCCGCTTCGTCGAGGTGCCCGGCGAGGGCCTGTTCTACCGCAGCGGGGACCGGGCCTGGTTCGACCGCGAGGGCCTGTTGCATTACGCGGGCCGCGACGACCAGCAGATCAAGCTGAGCGGGCACCGGCTGGAACTCGGTTCCGTGGAAGCGGCCCTGCTGCGCCATCCGGCGGTGGTCAGCGCCGTCGTCGCGCGTGACGGCGACCGGCTGACGGCCTGCCTGGAGTTCCGCGGTCAGCCGGCGTCCGCCGACGACCTGACCGCGCATCTCTCCGCTCTGCTGCCCTCCTACGTGCGCGTGGACCGTTACCGCATGCTGGAAAGGCTGCCGCGCACGCCCAGCGGCAAGCTGGACCGGAAGGCGGCGCTTCGGGCGCCGGGCAAGGAGCTGTGCCGTTCGGCGCCCGCCCGCACCTGGCTGTCGGCCGAGGAGGAGCGGCTCACCGCCGCCTTCGAGGAGGTCACCGGGGCGACGATCGAACCGGACCAGACCTTCTTCGAGGCGGGTGCCTCCAGCCTCGTTCTCATGCGCTTCCATCTGCGCTGCACCACGGAACTCGGTCTGCGCTTCGGCGTCGCGGACCTGTTCGAGCACGTCACCGTCCGCTCCCTGGCCCGCCACCTCGCCGGTGACGACCACCACCGCGACCGCCGGACACCTGCCGCGCCGGCCGTGCGGGACGGCCGAGCCCCGGTGGCCGGCGAACCGATCGCGGTCGTCGGCATGGCGGTGCGAGTGCCCGGCGCCCCGGACCTGGCGGCCTTCTGGGACCTGGTGGTCTCCGGCGGCACCGGCATCCGCCGGGTCGACGCCCCGGAGGGCGTCATCGGCGCGCACAGCACGCTCGACGGGATGCTCGGCTTCGACCCGGGCCACTTCGGCATCAGCCCCCAGGAAGCGCGCCTGATGGACCCCCAGCAGCGCCACTTGCTGATGGCCTGTGTGCAGGCCCTGGCCCACGCCGGCGTCGCGGACACGTCCACCATGCGCGTGGGACTGGTGGCCGGCGCCGGGGAGAGCACCTACTTCCAGTCCATGCTGCGCGAGGCGGACCCCGGCCGGCTGCCCGACGGCTTCCAGCTCGCCCTGCACCACGAGAAGGACTTCCTGGCCACCAAGGTGGCCTATCACCTCGGGCTGACCGGTCCCGCCTTCAGCGCCCAGACGGCGTGCTCCAGCTCTCTGGTCGCCGTGCACCTCGCGGCCGGCATGCTCCGGCAGGGCGAGGCCGAGGTGATGCTTGCCGGAGGGGTGCTCGTCGACCCGGGGCTGACCGGCGGCTACCGCTACCGCCCGCAGCACATCTTCTCCGCGGACGGCGACTGCCGGCCCTTCAGCGACGACGCGACCGGGACGGTCGGCGCGAGCGGTGTCGGCGTCGTGGTCCTCAAACCGCTGCGGCAGGCACGGCGTGACGGCGACACCGTCTACGCGGTGATCACAGGTTCCGCGATCAACAACGACGGTGCGGCCAAGATGAGTTACACCGCGCCGTCCCTGGCCGGGCAGCGCGAGGTGATCCGCACCGCCCTGGCCCGCGCCGGACGCACTGGTGCGGACCTCGGCTACGTCGAGGCGCACGGAACCGGCACCCGGCTGGGCGACCCCATCGAAGTCAGCGCGCTCCGCCAGGCGTTCGGTGTGAGCGAGTCCGGTCGCTGCGCACTCGGCTCGGTCAAGAGCCAGCTCGGCCACATGGGCGCGGCCGCAGGCGTGGTGGGCCTCGTGCGCGCCGTCCTCGCCGTGCACCACGGCACCGTCCCGCCCACCATCAACTTCCGCGCCTTCAACCCGGAGATCGGACCCGACCCCGCCCCCTTCCATGTCCCGACCCGGGCCACGCCCTGGCCCGGGGGACGCGAACGGGTGGCCGCGGTCAGCAGCTTCGGGATCGGCGGCACCAACGCCCACGTCGTCGTGGAACAGGACACCGGGACCGGCGCCTCCGCACCCGGCGACGTACCCGGGTGCCTGGTGCTCTCCGCCTCCAGCACGGACGCCCTCGCCGCCGACGCCGCCCGGATCGCCGACTACCTCCAACTCCGGCCGGAACACCACGAGTCGGTGCTGCGCCACCTGCAGGCCGGACGTGCGGCCCGCCGCCTGCGGACGGCGGCACCCGTCGCGGACGCCGCGGCCGCGGTGCGCTGGCTGCGCGCGGTGGCCGCGGGAGAGGTCCCGCACGGCATCGCGGACCCGGACGCCGCGACGGTTCCGGCCGCCGGCCGCACGGCACAGGACATCGCCGAGGACTGGACCGCCGGAAGGCCCGTGGCCTGGCGACCGGGCCCGGCGCCGGCGCCCTGGGACTTCCCGCCCCCGTCCTTCGCACTCGCGCACTACGACTTCGACCGCGCGCCCGAGGCCGCGGCCGCGGGACCCCAGCGGCTGCCGCAGTCCGACTGGCTGCACCAACCGCACTGGGTCCGGCAGCGCCGTGCCACCACCACGGGCACCGCCGCACCGGCCGGCCGCGCGTCCATCGTCGTCATCGTGGCCGCCGCGAGCACGCCGCAGACAGCGTTCGCACCGTTCGCGGCCGTGGCGTCGCGGGTGGTGCGGGTACACCCGTCCGGCACCTTCGCCCGCAGGGGACCCGACGCCTTCGAGGCCGACCCGGCCGACCCGGCGTCCCTGCGCCTGCTGCTCGACGCGCTGTCCGAGGGCGGCGCCGGCGACGGCCTGGCCGACGCGGAGTGGGTGCACGCGCTGCCCCTGGACGTGACGGGGCCGGTCGGTCCCGGCACCTTGGAACACGCCCGCCACGCCTGCCTGGACACCACCGCGGCCCTGGCCCGGGCGCTGTCCGGGCGGACCGGCTCCCCGCGCGTGTGGTGGCTGTCGTACGGCGCCCGGCCCGTGGGCGGAGCGGTGGACAGGCCCGAACTGGCGCTCCTCGCCGGGCCCGTCGAGGTCGCCCCCCAGGAGGGTGCCCTGGACGGCCACTGGCTGGACCTGCCCGACGGCGTCCTCACCCGCTGGGCCGGACACGTGGCCTCGGCGGTCGCCGAAGCACGCCGAGCCGGACCTGCCGACGGCCCCGCACTGCCCCGGCAGCTCGCGCTCCGGCAGGGCTACTGGTGGCGACCGGGCATCACGCCCGTGCCGGCGCCGTCCGGCACACGGCTCCCGCTGTCCGGCGCGGACACCGTCCATCTGGTACTGGGCGGCACCGGCGGCATAGGCCGCGCCATCGCCGCCTGGCTGCTGGAGCACACCGGCGGCCGGGTCCTGCTGCTGTCGAGGAATCCGCGACTGCCCTCGGAGCTGGCCCGTTGGACCGATCGCGTCGGCCTCGTCGCAGCGGACCTGGCGGCCACGCCCGTGCACGAGGTGACGGCCGCCGTTGCCGGACACACACAGCGGCTGGACGGCGTGATCCACGCGGCCGGCCTCGGATGCGGCGGGCTGCTCGTACGACGCGACGCCACCACGATGCGCGACGCCGCCGCGGCCCGGGAGAACGGCGCACTCGTCGTGGAACAGCTGATCGAGGCCTTCCACCCGGAGGTCGCGGTCTACTGCTCCTCGATGTCCGCCCTGCTCGGCGGCGTCGGCCAGAGCGACTACGCGGCCGGCGCGAGCCTTCTCGACGGCTTCGCCCACCACCGTGCCACAGAGACGGAGACGACCGTCCGGATCGGCATCGACTGGGACATCTGGCGCGAGACCGGAATGGCGACCCGGGTCCTGGCCGAGGACAGCCGCCACCAGGCCCACCTGGCCGTCGGTCTGACGGTCGAGGAGGGCAAGGCGGTCTTCGCCCACGCCCTGGCCCTGCAACTGCCGCAGCTCCTCGTCTCCACCACCGACATCGATGTCTCCCGCGCGTTCTACGCCACCTGCGCCGACGGCCGGCCGGAACCGCTCGGCGCGCCGTCGGGTCCGGCGTACGACGCGGACGGCGAGGGCCGGCCCTCGGACCCGGACGGTGCCGAGGCACGAGCCGGCGCCATGGCCCGCGTGGTCCGGGACCTGCTGGGCGTGGACGAACTGGACCCGGACGACTCCCTGTACGACCTCGGCGCCGACTCGCTGACCCTGCTCAGCCTGATCGCCCGGATCGAGGACGACTACGGCGTCGCATTCGACCTGGCCGCCTTCAGCCACCGGGTCAGCCTCACCGAGATCCTCAAACACATCGAGGCGGCCCTCTCCCCCGCCGGGCCCACCGCCGGGGCGACCGGGAACACCGCTTCCCGGGTCGTCCTCGACATCTGGCAGGAGGGAACCGGATCCGCCGTCCTGTGCCTGGTGCATCCCGTGGGCGGCGACATCCAGGCGTACCGGCCGCTGGCGGCGGCGCTCGGGCCCGCACCGACCGTGTGCCTCATCGCCGATCCAGCACTTCGCGACGCCGGGATGCCCGCATGGTCGCTGGCCGAACGCGCCCGACACTACGACGCGGCACTGCGCGACCGCTTCGGCGGCTCCGGCCACCGGCTGTACCTGGCCGGATGGTCCTACGGCGCCCGGGTGGCCATGGAGATGGCCGGCCTGGCCGAGTCGGCCGGGCAGCCGCTGGAGGCCCTCTACCTGCTGGACCCGCCGCCGCCGCGGGCGGAGGCGCTGGTCGCCGCCTACGACGAGACCCACCTGGAGCAGGTGTTCGCCGCCGAACTCGGCACCGGCGCCTCGCCGGTGCCGGCAGAACACGCGCAGGCGTACGCCGCGAGGCTGGCCCGCTGCTGCCGGGCGAACCTGCGCAGTATGGGCGAGCACCGGGTGCGGCCGCTCGCCTCAGTCCCCACATTCCTGTGGCTGGCCGAACAGCCCGCAGCGGGTGTGCCCGCACCCGGCGACCCGCAGGAGACGGACCGGCAGTGGAGTGCCTGCCTGCCCCCTTCCGCCGTACGGCGGTCCCTGCCCACCGACCACTACGGCATCGTCGCGCCACCCCATGTCCACACGGTGACCGAGACCATCACGGCAACGCTGTCGGACCCGGCCGCCGGTGCACGGTCCCGCCGCGAGCAAGAATCGGAGCGCGCCCAGTGAACCCCTACCAGTCCCTGCCCGTCAGGTCGTTCTGGCGGCCCGCGGTCGCCGAGCCCGAACCACTGGACATCGAGGACGTCTGGACACCCAAGTTCGCCCTCGGCCAGGACGACCCGGTGGTCACCGCGGGCTCCTGCTTCGCCGCGCAGATCGGCAGGGCCCTGCTGGACTCGGGCATGAACTGGCTGGACGCCGAACCCGCCCCGCCCGGCCTGACCCGGCAGCAGCGCCAGGACCGCGGCTACGGCGCCTTCTCCTTCCGCACCGGCAACATCTATACCCCCGCCGTGCTGCGCCAGTGGTTGTCGTGGGCCCTCGGCCACGCGCAGCCGCCCGAGGA encodes:
- a CDS encoding non-ribosomal peptide synthetase, whose product is MKPRVETSPAGVTEDPGAPVGLALEIHRQALRTPRAEAVADGDVRLDYAALEAAAAAVAEALDRQGVTPGQAVAVALPRSWRLVCVMLGILRLGAQVVPLDTQSPIGRRRFILEDSGAAALVYADPESIPELVRGVKAISVDTLLTQIPEAVDTVPAPAAVGEASEVSFLFYTSGTTGRPKGVEVRDAGVMRLARPGYIRVEPGLRYACLANPAFDALSFEVWTPLLSGGCCVILREGDVQTPERLAAALRRERVDTVFITTALFNAVVTAVPDCFAAAGEVLVGGERVDPRVMRRWYRDNPDSGTRLFNVYGPTESATFALCHPIPRDFAGDVVPIGRPLPQTGAVLVVPGQKRIAAPGEVAELLLSGAGLAVGYRNLPEETERRFVRLAWLDGGEERYYRTGDLVRADDEGLVEYVGRTDRQVKVRGFRIEPGEVERQILAHPAVRRAYVCTRRAGQEGPNELLAFVVLQRELSYEEFDSHLAAHLPAYMRPHQMHLLTELPLNANGKVDQAALLEQADRPWRPAASHGPSATGAAREVLELAEEILGTTGLGLGDRWIAAGGDSLKALRFCFAVRRRWGRDLTQAAVLDGDLAAIAQAVTAGRPGEKSTCPVPVITGALSAAATSEQQRLWLLQRRAPGSRAYSVHQAFRVDGPVDTAALRRALRSLVARHAALRTGFAPGVEGLRQTVGEPYDPWHDQGTLQAWDEEEAHAFADNFFVEPFDLAVPRMLRACWLPREGGGTLLLHLHHIAVDGWSLSVLLQDLSAAYAETTDADTDSGGDDGDGDADRKTASAPNPLDFAAWQSDWFATAAYQAQRGELLVYYQDLEEPQEPLPAEDVHPAPRARLLQTSLDVVRRAAVDRLCAELGLTRFQVLLGVFSWSLYGVTGLVRPRIAAPVAGRPVREFEDSVGMLANTVLLPVTVAPGEDLRSQLARTGAGTGEVLRRQDVALADVLTGWEAVGDGTPFDVLFVLENTDFGALRLPGCVQRPLWWAAPEAKCPLTVSVVEHPDGLDVLWEYAEDRFTDQAVEAMADLLRRGVDALASGGRSTARELVAPYRRSLPEHGRGAAPEPGFTTIAEGFARQVARTPNAPAVVTADGDTLSYAELDARAAVLAADLADRYPIPADGSPCRAALYLDPSAEHVVALLALARLNVTTVPLDPSYPVEVLRHVLERVDPLCVLVTPDAAPALDTLLAYGVDRHLVALTDPAPRPDAGATEPYDARTHDGTRPLYTLFTSGSTGVPKGVQVHDRTLCDLIRWQSLSGGLTAPAVTQQFSMLAFDVSFQEIFGTLCTGGSLQLIRPEWRQDAPALLERLESAGTERIFMPYVALQLLAEYGVRLGRFPSRLREVVTAGEQLVCTDTIRRWFAGLPGARLFNHYGPTETHVVSALCLEGDPGQWPERPAIGRPVAGADLRVVDAQGDPVPPGCTGELLIGGTMTTRCYLDEPAVDDTRFVEVPGEGLFYRSGDRAWFDREGLLHYAGRDDQQIKLSGHRLELGSVEAALLRHPAVVSAVVARDGDRLTACLEFRGQPASADDLTAHLSALLPSYVRVDRYRMLERLPRTPSGKLDRKAALRAPGKELCRSAPARTWLSAEEERLTAAFEEVTGATIEPDQTFFEAGASSLVLMRFHLRCTTELGLRFGVADLFEHVTVRSLARHLAGDDHHRDRRTPAAPAVRDGRAPVAGEPIAVVGMAVRVPGAPDLAAFWDLVVSGGTGIRRVDAPEGVIGAHSTLDGMLGFDPGHFGISPQEARLMDPQQRHLLMACVQALAHAGVADTSTMRVGLVAGAGESTYFQSMLREADPGRLPDGFQLALHHEKDFLATKVAYHLGLTGPAFSAQTACSSSLVAVHLAAGMLRQGEAEVMLAGGVLVDPGLTGGYRYRPQHIFSADGDCRPFSDDATGTVGASGVGVVVLKPLRQARRDGDTVYAVITGSAINNDGAAKMSYTAPSLAGQREVIRTALARAGRTGADLGYVEAHGTGTRLGDPIEVSALRQAFGVSESGRCALGSVKSQLGHMGAAAGVVGLVRAVLAVHHGTVPPTINFRAFNPEIGPDPAPFHVPTRATPWPGGRERVAAVSSFGIGGTNAHVVVEQDTGTGASAPGDVPGCLVLSASSTDALAADAARIADYLQLRPEHHESVLRHLQAGRAARRLRTAAPVADAAAAVRWLRAVAAGEVPHGIADPDAATVPAAGRTAQDIAEDWTAGRPVAWRPGPAPAPWDFPPPSFALAHYDFDRAPEAAAAGPQRLPQSDWLHQPHWVRQRRATTTGTAAPAGRASIVVIVAAASTPQTAFAPFAAVASRVVRVHPSGTFARRGPDAFEADPADPASLRLLLDALSEGGAGDGLADAEWVHALPLDVTGPVGPGTLEHARHACLDTTAALARALSGRTGSPRVWWLSYGARPVGGAVDRPELALLAGPVEVAPQEGALDGHWLDLPDGVLTRWAGHVASAVAEARRAGPADGPALPRQLALRQGYWWRPGITPVPAPSGTRLPLSGADTVHLVLGGTGGIGRAIAAWLLEHTGGRVLLLSRNPRLPSELARWTDRVGLVAADLAATPVHEVTAAVAGHTQRLDGVIHAAGLGCGGLLVRRDATTMRDAAAARENGALVVEQLIEAFHPEVAVYCSSMSALLGGVGQSDYAAGASLLDGFAHHRATETETTVRIGIDWDIWRETGMATRVLAEDSRHQAHLAVGLTVEEGKAVFAHALALQLPQLLVSTTDIDVSRAFYATCADGRPEPLGAPSGPAYDADGEGRPSDPDGAEARAGAMARVVRDLLGVDELDPDDSLYDLGADSLTLLSLIARIEDDYGVAFDLAAFSHRVSLTEILKHIEAALSPAGPTAGATGNTASRVVLDIWQEGTGSAVLCLVHPVGGDIQAYRPLAAALGPAPTVCLIADPALRDAGMPAWSLAERARHYDAALRDRFGGSGHRLYLAGWSYGARVAMEMAGLAESAGQPLEALYLLDPPPPRAEALVAAYDETHLEQVFAAELGTGASPVPAEHAQAYAARLARCCRANLRSMGEHRVRPLASVPTFLWLAEQPAAGVPAPGDPQETDRQWSACLPPSAVRRSLPTDHYGIVAPPHVHTVTETITATLSDPAAGARSRREQESERAQ